In Stigmatella erecta, a genomic segment contains:
- a CDS encoding metallophosphoesterase, whose product MRLFAIGDTHLPSTRNKDMHRFGWAEHPLPLQRAWDEKVRPEDIVIVAGDISWATRPPEVLEDLKWLNERPGRKVLVRGNHDYWWGDSASKLRKLLEPFATLEAFLQNCAVVMGPWLIAGTRLWTAPEAPPMPGGEMGDEAADLSYVERETRRLNTSIEDALKKEKQSPTPLRRVVAVHFPPVYANERPTAFSGPIEAFQPKVCVYGHLHAAGIAAGFTGERAGVRYVLASCDAAGFSPVLLDEV is encoded by the coding sequence ATGCGTCTCTTCGCCATCGGCGACACCCACCTGCCCTCCACCCGGAACAAGGACATGCACCGCTTCGGGTGGGCGGAGCACCCCCTGCCCCTGCAGCGCGCGTGGGACGAGAAGGTGCGCCCCGAGGACATCGTCATCGTCGCGGGGGACATCTCCTGGGCCACGCGGCCCCCGGAGGTGCTGGAGGACCTGAAGTGGCTGAACGAGCGGCCGGGGCGCAAGGTGCTGGTGCGCGGCAACCACGACTACTGGTGGGGGGACTCGGCCTCGAAGCTGCGCAAGCTGCTGGAGCCCTTCGCCACGCTGGAGGCCTTCCTGCAGAACTGCGCGGTGGTGATGGGGCCGTGGCTCATCGCCGGCACGCGCCTGTGGACGGCGCCCGAGGCCCCGCCCATGCCCGGCGGGGAGATGGGGGACGAGGCCGCGGACCTGAGCTACGTGGAGCGCGAGACGCGCCGGCTGAACACCTCCATTGAAGACGCGCTGAAGAAGGAGAAGCAGAGCCCCACGCCGCTGCGGCGCGTGGTGGCGGTGCACTTCCCGCCCGTCTACGCCAACGAGCGGCCCACCGCCTTCAGCGGCCCCATCGAGGCCTTCCAGCCCAAGGTGTGCGTCTACGGCCACCTGCACGCGGCGGGCATCGCCGCGGGCTTCACCGGCGAGCGCGCCGGGGTGCGCTACGTGCTGGCCTCGTGCGACGCGGCGGGCTTCTCCCCGGTGCTGCTCGACGAGGTGTGA
- a CDS encoding sigma 54-interacting transcriptional regulator yields MNPPPGMGPHTCRLLVVAGPDEGRCVVTGKERLTVGAHPDNDLVLVEDRTASRHHFEIQFTERGYLLVDLGSTNGTFLDGRRIERAYLSPASQVRAGSSVITFSPVTQEAAGAPGEEGKLCGMVGQSAKMRQIFGLIQRIAPMNVSVIIQGETGTGKELVARAIHELSERRKGPMVVLDCGAIPPNLIESELFGHEKGAFTGAVNSRPGAFERAQGGTIFLDELGELRLDLQPKLLRALENREVRRVGGNDVIGVDCRVIAATNRDLLKEIAAGNFREDLYFRLSVIHIPLPPLRQRRDDIALILKRALAEPEVVERHGRKRFSSEALGLLMAYAWPGNVRELMNVLSHVLTFSDGEEILPVHLPARVRGQAREGPLPFNEHLAFKDAKEQLLENFEREYITSVLGRCEGNLSRAARESGLHRKSIERLVKKYQLDAKGMKPR; encoded by the coding sequence ATGAACCCCCCACCGGGCATGGGCCCCCACACGTGCCGGCTGCTCGTGGTGGCCGGGCCCGACGAGGGCCGCTGCGTGGTGACGGGCAAGGAGCGGCTCACGGTGGGCGCGCACCCGGACAATGACTTGGTCCTCGTGGAGGACCGCACCGCCAGCCGCCACCACTTCGAAATCCAGTTCACCGAGCGCGGCTACCTCCTGGTGGATCTCGGCTCCACCAACGGCACCTTCCTGGATGGCCGCCGCATCGAGCGCGCCTACCTCTCGCCCGCCTCCCAGGTCCGCGCCGGCTCCAGCGTCATCACCTTCTCCCCGGTGACGCAGGAGGCCGCCGGCGCGCCCGGGGAGGAGGGCAAGCTGTGCGGCATGGTGGGACAGAGCGCGAAGATGCGGCAAATCTTCGGGCTCATCCAGCGCATCGCCCCGATGAACGTGTCGGTCATCATCCAGGGGGAGACGGGCACGGGGAAGGAGCTGGTGGCGCGCGCCATCCACGAGCTGTCCGAGCGCCGCAAGGGCCCCATGGTGGTGCTCGACTGCGGCGCCATTCCGCCCAACCTCATCGAGAGCGAGCTGTTCGGCCACGAGAAGGGGGCCTTCACCGGCGCGGTGAACAGCCGCCCCGGCGCCTTCGAGCGCGCCCAAGGGGGCACCATCTTCCTGGACGAGCTGGGCGAGCTGCGCCTGGACTTGCAGCCCAAGCTGCTGCGCGCGCTGGAGAACCGCGAGGTGCGGCGCGTGGGCGGCAACGACGTCATCGGCGTGGACTGCCGCGTCATCGCCGCCACCAACCGGGATTTGCTCAAGGAGATCGCCGCGGGCAACTTCCGGGAGGACCTGTACTTCCGCCTCTCCGTCATCCACATCCCGCTGCCGCCGCTGCGCCAGCGCCGCGATGACATCGCGCTCATCCTCAAGCGGGCGCTGGCCGAGCCCGAGGTGGTGGAGCGCCACGGCCGCAAGCGCTTCTCCTCCGAGGCGCTGGGGCTGCTCATGGCCTACGCGTGGCCGGGCAACGTGCGCGAGCTGATGAACGTGCTCTCGCACGTGCTCACCTTCTCGGATGGGGAGGAGATTCTCCCCGTGCACCTGCCCGCGCGCGTGCGGGGCCAGGCCCGCGAGGGGCCGCTGCCCTTCAACGAGCACCTGGCCTTCAAGGACGCCAAGGAGCAGCTGCTGGAGAACTTCGAGCGCGAGTACATCACCAGCGTGCTGGGCCGCTGCGAGGGCAACCTGTCCCGCGCGGCGCGCGAGAGCGGGCTGCACCGCAAGTCCATCGAGCGGCTGGTGAAGAAGTACCAGCTCGACGCGAAGGGGATGAAGCCGCGCTGA
- a CDS encoding DsbA family oxidoreductase, which produces MKTLLPKTLQITVYQDVLCAWCYIADMRLETLRHEFGDAVRWRVRPYPLRVQDTRPTERELRGLSEEVKRASNEPEPVARLLTTDLWLGGDPPRSSLPGLAALEAARLQGPQARAFMAKAMQRAALEQGVNVSRTDVVFELASRVGLAMNDFSAAFHSEETQKLILDEHRLAASRGVRGVPTVIIGGRWMICGLREVAEYREHILACMGKIATPRPGSTIERLVH; this is translated from the coding sequence ATGAAAACCCTGCTGCCCAAGACGCTGCAGATTACTGTGTACCAGGATGTGCTGTGCGCCTGGTGCTACATCGCCGACATGCGGTTGGAGACGCTGCGCCACGAGTTTGGCGACGCCGTCCGCTGGCGCGTGAGGCCCTACCCGCTGCGCGTCCAGGACACGCGCCCCACGGAGCGCGAGCTCCGAGGCCTGTCCGAGGAGGTGAAGCGCGCCAGCAACGAGCCGGAGCCCGTGGCGCGGCTGCTCACCACGGACCTGTGGCTGGGAGGAGACCCTCCCCGCTCCAGCCTGCCGGGACTGGCGGCGCTGGAGGCCGCGCGGCTCCAGGGGCCCCAGGCGCGCGCGTTCATGGCCAAGGCCATGCAGCGCGCGGCGCTGGAGCAGGGCGTGAACGTGTCGCGCACGGACGTGGTGTTCGAGCTGGCCAGCCGCGTGGGCCTGGCGATGAACGACTTCTCCGCGGCGTTCCACTCGGAGGAGACGCAAAAGCTCATCCTCGACGAGCACCGGCTGGCCGCCAGCCGCGGCGTGCGCGGCGTGCCCACCGTCATCATCGGCGGGCGGTGGATGATCTGCGGCCTGCGCGAGGTGGCCGAGTACCGCGAGCACATCCTCGCGTGCATGGGCAAGATCGCCACGCCCCGTCCGGGCAGCACGATCGAGCGGCTGGTGCACTGA
- a CDS encoding ATP-grasp domain-containing protein has protein sequence MPPSKAKKKKVRAPARAEASPRAPVPAARSPRRPAKKTVVLLSRKRSLYSTGRLVEAIKKRGHRPLVLDTLRCTMLLAKDQPRMMYRGVEIRGVDVVIPRIGASITAYGLAVVTHFEMMQVPVVNEAGAILRSRDKLRCLQHLSRAGLDIPRTVMAHDRSNVRKLVEEVGGMPLIIKLIRGTQGVGVMIAHTLQEVQSIVDTFWDLGQEIVLQEFVAESKGKDVRALVVGNRVVGAMRRQAKKGEFRSNIHRGGEGQPIELPPAYVEAAVTAARITGLGIAGVDMLEGYAGPRLMEINSSPGFEGLESATGQDIAGAMVEYALQFAETRQGGERVRQPL, from the coding sequence ATGCCCCCCTCCAAGGCGAAGAAGAAAAAGGTGCGAGCCCCGGCCCGCGCCGAGGCATCTCCCCGTGCCCCGGTGCCCGCGGCCCGCTCCCCGCGGCGCCCGGCGAAGAAGACGGTGGTGCTCCTGTCGCGCAAGCGCTCGCTGTACTCCACCGGCCGGCTGGTGGAGGCCATCAAGAAGCGGGGGCACCGGCCGCTGGTGCTCGACACCCTGCGCTGCACCATGCTCCTGGCGAAGGACCAGCCGCGGATGATGTACCGGGGCGTGGAGATCCGCGGCGTGGACGTGGTGATTCCGCGCATCGGCGCCTCCATCACGGCCTACGGGCTGGCGGTGGTGACGCACTTCGAGATGATGCAGGTGCCGGTGGTAAACGAGGCCGGCGCCATCCTGCGCAGCCGCGACAAGCTGCGCTGCCTGCAGCACCTGTCGCGCGCGGGGCTGGACATCCCCCGCACGGTGATGGCGCATGACCGCAGCAACGTGCGCAAGCTGGTGGAGGAGGTGGGCGGCATGCCCCTCATCATCAAGCTCATCCGGGGCACGCAAGGGGTGGGCGTGATGATCGCCCACACGCTCCAGGAGGTGCAGAGCATCGTGGACACCTTCTGGGACCTGGGGCAGGAAATCGTCCTCCAGGAGTTCGTCGCCGAGAGCAAGGGCAAGGACGTGCGCGCCCTGGTGGTGGGCAACCGGGTGGTGGGGGCGATGCGGCGCCAGGCGAAGAAGGGCGAGTTCCGCTCCAACATCCACCGGGGAGGCGAGGGCCAGCCCATCGAGCTGCCCCCTGCCTACGTGGAGGCCGCCGTCACCGCGGCGCGCATCACCGGGCTGGGCATCGCCGGGGTGGACATGCTGGAGGGTTACGCGGGACCCCGGCTGATGGAGATCAACTCGAGCCCAGGCTTCGAGGGGCTGGAGTCCGCCACGGGCCAGGACATCGCCGGGGCGATGGTGGAGTACGCCCTGCAATTCGCGGAGACCAGGCAGGGGGGCGAGCGCGTCCGGCAGCCGCTGTGA
- a CDS encoding carboxypeptidase regulatory-like domain-containing protein yields MDLDRLRVTVRGQVALFPEAAQHLAAQGEPLPSLEGLSVDIDEPLRVAVHDPVASFGTGLTTGDGAFDISGVPVKDIHTSLAASLEEPGLVPTSTIVFDTAFTGSRPRTDITGAHAWALPVSFQDALTQAVGPGAIGTHTQGLAQTLWDAGFILGRVVDAQGQPVAGARIQPEPGELADRLYYPSEDFTRAGQDGTGSHGLFVYVHSGLGAEAFRLTVHGTEAYPWRNAGAMPGRALVLTLHPGGRAP; encoded by the coding sequence GTGGATTTGGATCGGCTCCGCGTCACCGTGCGCGGCCAGGTAGCGCTCTTCCCCGAGGCGGCCCAGCACCTGGCCGCCCAGGGTGAGCCCCTGCCCTCCCTGGAGGGCCTCTCCGTGGACATCGACGAGCCGCTGCGCGTGGCGGTCCATGATCCGGTGGCCTCCTTCGGCACGGGCCTCACCACGGGGGACGGCGCGTTCGACATCTCCGGCGTCCCGGTGAAGGACATTCACACGAGCCTCGCCGCGAGCCTGGAGGAGCCGGGCCTGGTGCCCACCTCCACCATCGTCTTCGACACGGCCTTCACCGGCTCCCGGCCGCGCACGGACATCACCGGGGCGCACGCCTGGGCCCTGCCCGTGTCCTTCCAGGACGCCCTCACCCAGGCGGTGGGCCCGGGGGCCATCGGCACGCACACCCAGGGCCTGGCCCAGACCCTGTGGGACGCGGGCTTCATCCTGGGCCGCGTGGTGGATGCCCAGGGCCAGCCGGTCGCCGGCGCCCGCATCCAGCCGGAGCCCGGCGAGCTGGCCGATCGCCTCTACTACCCGTCCGAGGACTTCACCCGCGCGGGCCAGGACGGCACGGGCAGCCACGGCCTGTTCGTGTACGTGCACTCGGGCCTGGGCGCCGAGGCGTTCCGGCTCACCGTGCACGGCACCGAGGCCTACCCGTGGCGCAACGCGGGGGCCATGCCCGGCCGGGCCCTGGTGCTCACCCTGCATCCGGGTGGCCGCGCGCCCTGA
- a CDS encoding TolB family protein: MHPGTRGRRGWARRAAVLALVGLGCRAGTCGRAASGPGPLSGEERRALPGTIAFISERAGQKDIWLVKPSGEETQLTKSPEEDDFPAAPTPDGKALLAIATRMVNGFHLEQLRVQPLDGGAPVPLHAPRARARNPSWSPDGRWLVAESDARSFSDLVRLEPKADTEERPLTQVKEGCFEPAVSPDGTEVAFVCSREGDPEIYVMKADGTDERRITVFHKEDREPRWSPDGKWLSFISNREGRERYYVVRPDGTALRAVSGEATTLDERELAWSPDSTQVAFVERLPEAKSRLWVARVEGGAPVALTDGQSRDDAPAWSPDGKHLVFVAERQGDVDLWLMRADGSGQTRLTTAKGADWLPRWFVPR; encoded by the coding sequence ATGCACCCGGGCACACGCGGCAGGAGGGGGTGGGCGCGGCGGGCCGCCGTGCTCGCCCTGGTGGGCCTGGGGTGCCGCGCGGGCACCTGTGGCCGCGCGGCGTCCGGCCCGGGTCCGCTCTCCGGGGAGGAGCGGCGGGCCCTTCCGGGCACCATCGCCTTCATCTCCGAGCGGGCGGGCCAGAAGGACATCTGGCTGGTGAAGCCCTCCGGCGAGGAGACGCAGCTCACGAAGAGCCCGGAGGAGGATGACTTCCCCGCGGCCCCCACGCCGGACGGCAAGGCGCTGCTCGCCATCGCCACGCGCATGGTGAACGGGTTCCACCTGGAGCAGCTGCGCGTGCAGCCGCTGGACGGCGGGGCGCCGGTGCCGCTGCATGCGCCCCGCGCCCGGGCGCGCAACCCGAGCTGGTCGCCGGATGGCCGCTGGCTGGTGGCCGAGTCGGACGCGCGCAGCTTCAGTGACCTGGTGCGCCTGGAGCCCAAGGCGGACACGGAGGAGCGGCCCCTGACGCAGGTGAAGGAGGGCTGCTTCGAGCCGGCCGTCTCTCCGGACGGCACGGAGGTGGCGTTCGTCTGCAGCCGCGAGGGAGATCCGGAAATCTACGTGATGAAGGCGGACGGCACGGACGAGCGCCGCATTACCGTCTTCCACAAGGAGGACCGGGAGCCGCGCTGGAGCCCGGACGGCAAGTGGCTCTCGTTCATCAGCAACCGCGAGGGCCGGGAGCGCTACTACGTGGTGCGCCCGGACGGCACGGCCCTGCGCGCGGTGTCCGGCGAGGCCACGACGCTCGACGAGCGCGAGCTGGCGTGGAGCCCGGACAGCACCCAGGTGGCCTTCGTGGAGCGGCTGCCGGAGGCGAAGAGCCGCCTGTGGGTGGCCCGGGTGGAGGGCGGCGCGCCGGTGGCGCTCACGGACGGCCAGAGCCGGGACGATGCGCCCGCGTGGAGCCCGGACGGCAAGCACCTGGTGTTCGTCGCGGAGCGGCAGGGGGACGTGGACCTGTGGCTGATGCGCGCCGATGGCAGCGGGCAGACGCGGCTGACCACGGCGAAGGGGGCCGACTGGCTGCCGCGCTGGTTCGTGCCGCGCTGA
- a CDS encoding PAS domain-containing sensor histidine kinase has protein sequence MSAESGSRDVRIIQSFVWAASLGAALVGVPVLLGHPGVLAPHLGIPEVHTALGLLCGGLALGLLHPTAPGRLRWRLGMGCAGILFLLGAATLLHHFSGLEPHALRLLPWEHETPARVPDASAAGTAFCFLLIGGALLLLGQGMEGAARWTDLFVLPALITTLLAFNGYFHDALLLLPPHFLQQTGMGLPASAALVLLCLGLLCARPDQGLMVHITQDTLGGFLARRLVPVTLLGPPLFGALLKVLVSYGHLDASMKIPLFATMASVSGVGLVLLSTTALDRIDTERRLASARADRERNLLRTVVDNAPVGILFVDAETQEVQANSAFQSLVGHPLRPGGGQRQFLGHLRHPDGRPVAPEEFPTCRGLRGQTVSPEEYVIVQPDRQLPVLTSAAPVHESSGPVRGVIVTLQDITARRELERLREEYVGLVSHDLRNPLQLITLRAGLLQRKLQEKALPSEAALAEALLQNTQQMSGMVEELLESCRLEAHQVELHREPTDIRHFLEAVLDRDIAPDARERLRLETAAPVSHILMDVHRMERVMVNLLTNALKYSRPATPVVVHLEQTGPWVEVSVTDQGVGLSAESVTHLFEKYYRTREGRSSDGMGLGLGLYISKLIVEAHGGAIRVESTPGQGTTFTFTLPRLVGGAEPAQRPAH, from the coding sequence ATGTCCGCCGAGTCCGGTTCTCGCGACGTCCGCATCATCCAGAGCTTCGTGTGGGCCGCGTCCCTGGGCGCGGCGCTGGTGGGGGTCCCCGTGCTGCTCGGACACCCCGGCGTCCTGGCGCCCCACCTGGGCATCCCGGAAGTCCACACCGCGCTGGGCCTGCTCTGCGGCGGCCTGGCGCTGGGCCTGCTCCACCCCACCGCCCCGGGCCGGCTCCGCTGGCGGCTGGGCATGGGCTGCGCGGGCATCCTGTTCCTCCTCGGCGCCGCCACCCTCCTGCACCACTTCAGCGGCCTGGAGCCCCACGCGCTGCGCCTCCTTCCGTGGGAGCACGAGACCCCGGCGCGCGTGCCCGATGCGTCCGCGGCGGGCACCGCCTTCTGCTTCCTGCTGATCGGCGGCGCGCTGCTGCTGCTGGGGCAGGGCATGGAAGGGGCCGCGCGGTGGACGGACCTCTTCGTCCTCCCGGCGCTCATCACCACGCTGCTGGCCTTCAACGGCTACTTCCACGACGCGCTGCTGCTGCTGCCCCCGCACTTCCTGCAGCAGACGGGCATGGGGCTGCCCGCCTCGGCCGCGCTGGTGCTCTTGTGCCTGGGGCTGCTGTGCGCCCGGCCGGACCAGGGGCTGATGGTCCACATCACCCAGGACACCCTCGGCGGGTTCCTGGCCCGCAGGCTCGTGCCGGTGACGCTCCTGGGGCCGCCGCTGTTCGGCGCGCTGCTCAAGGTGCTCGTCTCGTACGGGCACCTGGATGCCTCGATGAAGATTCCGCTCTTCGCCACCATGGCGAGCGTGAGCGGCGTGGGGCTCGTGCTGCTGTCCACCACGGCCCTGGACCGCATCGACACCGAGCGCCGCCTCGCCAGCGCCCGCGCCGACCGCGAGCGCAACCTGCTGCGCACCGTCGTGGACAACGCCCCGGTGGGCATCCTCTTCGTGGATGCCGAGACCCAGGAGGTGCAGGCCAACTCCGCCTTCCAGTCCCTCGTGGGCCACCCGCTGCGGCCCGGCGGAGGCCAGCGGCAGTTTCTCGGCCACCTGCGCCACCCGGACGGGCGCCCCGTGGCCCCCGAGGAGTTCCCCACCTGCCGGGGGCTCCGCGGCCAGACGGTCTCCCCCGAGGAGTACGTCATCGTCCAGCCGGACCGGCAGCTGCCCGTGCTGACCTCGGCCGCGCCCGTGCACGAATCCTCCGGCCCCGTGCGCGGCGTCATCGTCACCCTGCAGGACATCACCGCCCGGCGCGAGCTGGAGCGCCTGCGCGAGGAGTACGTGGGGCTCGTCTCGCACGACCTGCGCAACCCCCTGCAGCTCATCACCCTGCGCGCGGGCCTGCTGCAGCGCAAGCTCCAGGAGAAGGCGCTGCCCTCCGAGGCGGCCCTGGCCGAGGCCCTGCTGCAGAACACCCAGCAGATGAGCGGCATGGTGGAGGAGCTGCTGGAGAGCTGCCGGCTGGAGGCCCACCAGGTGGAGCTGCACCGGGAGCCCACGGACATCCGCCACTTCCTGGAGGCGGTGCTCGACCGGGACATCGCCCCGGATGCCCGCGAGCGCCTGCGCCTGGAGACGGCCGCCCCCGTCTCGCACATCCTCATGGACGTGCACCGCATGGAGCGGGTGATGGTGAACCTGCTGACCAACGCGCTCAAGTACAGTCGGCCCGCCACCCCCGTGGTGGTGCACCTGGAGCAGACGGGCCCCTGGGTGGAGGTCTCCGTCACGGACCAGGGCGTGGGCCTGTCCGCCGAGAGCGTCACCCACCTCTTCGAGAAGTACTACCGCACCCGCGAGGGCCGCAGCTCGGACGGCATGGGGCTGGGGCTGGGGCTCTACATCAGCAAGCTCATCGTCGAGGCGCACGGCGGCGCCATCCGCGTGGAGAGCACCCCGGGCCAGGGCACCACCTTCACCTTCACCCTGCCCCGGCTCGTGGGCGGCGCGGAGCCCGCACAGCGCCCGGCCCACTGA
- a CDS encoding N-acetylmuramoyl-L-alanine amidase gives MNPMRNPFAAAAAALALAACGPQTPESPETAQPPSSSAVVDAAREAAGRGTPGGLEPLFEQAAREFNVPANLLKAISFSETRWQMWEGLSEFEGLAPAYGVMALRGERLERGAALAGVSVEQARTQARANIRAGAALLSADAEALKVDRADLGDWAPAVARFSGISRTDGQAEYVHNDVFATLRRGVVAEAADGTVLASVMPTEVQAKFALPALRALEAGPDYAPAVWRPSGNFGERPAGTDISMIIIHTCESSYTSCWSWLTNKDSGVSAHYVVKEDGSEISQLVAEAKRGWHIGASYDCTLNSSQDCNLNTVSVNHFSVGIEHGGSASQTSFPAGQIEASAKLSCDISRDQGILRDSYHIVAHGKLQPATRTDPGKNWPWDAYLKRVQDLCATDIIVDSNNANNNASAAKFTASANWTVTSSTSGSYGGNYAYASIQNVSDAAEFSFYLPAAATKSISAWWTAGTNRSASTPFVITNASGTQLATVNVNQQTGGGQWNTLGAWSFPAGWNTVKVSRWTASPSVVIADAIRVR, from the coding sequence ATGAACCCGATGCGCAACCCGTTCGCGGCCGCCGCCGCGGCCCTGGCCCTGGCGGCCTGTGGCCCCCAGACGCCCGAGAGCCCCGAGACGGCGCAGCCCCCTTCCAGCAGCGCCGTTGTTGACGCGGCGCGTGAGGCCGCCGGGCGGGGCACGCCGGGGGGGCTGGAGCCGCTGTTCGAGCAGGCCGCGCGCGAGTTCAACGTCCCGGCGAACCTGCTCAAGGCCATCTCCTTCTCGGAGACGCGCTGGCAGATGTGGGAGGGGCTGAGCGAGTTCGAGGGGCTGGCGCCGGCCTACGGGGTGATGGCGCTGCGCGGCGAGCGGCTGGAGCGCGGCGCGGCCCTGGCGGGCGTGTCCGTGGAGCAGGCGCGCACGCAGGCGCGGGCGAACATCCGCGCGGGCGCGGCGCTCCTGTCGGCCGACGCCGAGGCGCTGAAGGTGGACCGGGCGGACCTGGGGGACTGGGCGCCGGCGGTGGCGCGCTTCAGCGGCATCTCCCGCACGGACGGGCAGGCCGAGTACGTGCACAACGACGTGTTCGCCACGCTGCGCAGGGGCGTGGTGGCCGAGGCCGCGGACGGCACGGTGCTGGCCTCCGTCATGCCCACCGAGGTGCAGGCGAAGTTCGCCCTGCCCGCGCTGCGTGCCCTGGAGGCGGGGCCGGACTACGCCCCGGCCGTGTGGCGCCCGTCGGGCAACTTCGGCGAGCGCCCCGCGGGCACGGACATCTCGATGATCATCATCCACACGTGCGAGAGCAGCTACACGAGCTGCTGGAGCTGGCTGACGAACAAGGACTCGGGGGTGAGCGCGCACTACGTGGTGAAGGAGGACGGCTCGGAGATCTCCCAGCTGGTGGCCGAGGCGAAGCGCGGCTGGCACATCGGCGCCTCCTATGACTGCACGCTCAACAGCAGCCAGGATTGCAACCTGAACACCGTCTCGGTGAACCACTTCTCGGTGGGCATCGAGCACGGCGGCAGCGCCAGCCAGACGAGCTTCCCCGCGGGACAGATTGAAGCCTCGGCGAAGCTCTCGTGCGACATCTCCCGCGACCAGGGCATCCTGCGGGACAGCTACCACATCGTGGCGCACGGCAAGCTCCAGCCGGCCACCCGCACGGATCCGGGCAAGAACTGGCCGTGGGACGCGTACCTGAAGCGCGTCCAGGACCTGTGCGCCACCGACATCATCGTGGACTCCAACAACGCCAACAACAACGCCTCGGCGGCGAAGTTCACCGCGTCCGCGAACTGGACGGTCACCTCCTCCACGTCGGGCTCCTACGGCGGCAACTACGCCTACGCTTCGATCCAGAACGTCTCCGACGCGGCGGAGTTCTCCTTCTACCTGCCGGCCGCGGCCACGAAGAGCATCAGCGCGTGGTGGACCGCGGGCACCAACCGCTCGGCCTCCACGCCCTTCGTCATCACCAACGCCAGCGGCACGCAGCTGGCCACGGTGAACGTGAACCAGCAGACGGGGGGCGGCCAGTGGAACACGCTGGGCGCGTGGAGCTTCCCGGCCGGGTGGAACACGGTGAAGGTCAGCCGCTGGACGGCCAGTCCCTCGGTGGTCATCGCCGACGCCATCCGCGTGCGCTAG